A portion of the Achromobacter sp. MFA1 R4 genome contains these proteins:
- the pal gene encoding peptidoglycan-associated lipoprotein Pal, whose protein sequence is MKSRIAKSLTIAALAATLAACSSVPLDDKAGQGGGAGQGSSASGQILDPFNPQSILAQQRSVYFDFDSYTVSDQYRGLVETHAKYLAAHQQQKIKIEGNTDERGGAEYNLALGQRRADAVRRMMTLLGVSDNQIETISFGKEKPRSTGTSEADFAENRRADINYLR, encoded by the coding sequence ATGAAGTCGCGCATTGCCAAAAGCCTAACCATCGCCGCTCTGGCCGCCACCCTGGCGGCTTGCAGCTCCGTCCCTCTCGACGATAAAGCGGGTCAGGGCGGAGGCGCTGGCCAAGGATCCTCGGCCTCCGGCCAGATCCTTGATCCCTTCAACCCCCAAAGCATCCTGGCGCAACAGCGCTCGGTGTACTTTGATTTCGACAGCTATACCGTGTCGGACCAATACCGTGGCCTGGTCGAAACCCATGCCAAGTATCTGGCTGCGCACCAACAGCAAAAGATCAAGATCGAAGGCAACACCGACGAACGCGGCGGTGCCGAGTACAACCTGGCCCTGGGCCAGCGTCGTGCCGACGCAGTGCGTCGCATGATGACCCTGCTGGGCGTCAGCGACAACCAGATCGAAACCATCAGCTTCGGCAAGGAAAAGCCGCGCTCGACGGGTACGTCTGAAGCCGACTTTGCCGAAAACCGCCGCGCCGATATCAACTATCTGCGTTAA
- the tolB gene encoding Tol-Pal system beta propeller repeat protein TolB — protein sequence MTPAYSRRVPPATLWRAYGIALLMAALALLIAMKPAHAQLRVDISGTGATQYPVAIADFAVDDTHGRALAEVIRADLTRTGQFRLINAAGSGLNVDSPIAHDDWRGKGADFIAYGSITRGADGRYDVRYRLADTVKKSQLDGVAFSGTEQELRRVAHQIADRIYEKITGVRGVFSTRIAYVLKKGSTYELQVADADGQNPQVALRSREPIISPSWSPDGSKLAYVSFESGKPVVYVHTLATSARAPVANFKGNNSAPGWSPDGSKLAVALTRDGLSQIYVVNAADGSNPTRVTRSPGIDTEPSFTPDGASIIFTSDRSGGPQIYQTGSTGGEARRLTFNGGYNISPRISPDGSTLLYVARRDGAFRIASLNLSTGAETLLTDGRDDQSPSFAPNGMQVLYAAIQNGRSVLAGVSSDGRVRQTLSVLNGEIREPTWGPFTR from the coding sequence ATGACTCCCGCTTATAGTCGACGAGTGCCCCCCGCCACGCTCTGGAGAGCGTACGGCATCGCGCTGCTGATGGCGGCCCTGGCCTTGCTGATCGCCATGAAGCCTGCCCATGCCCAGTTGCGTGTCGATATCTCCGGCACCGGCGCTACCCAGTACCCCGTGGCCATCGCGGACTTTGCCGTCGACGACACCCATGGCCGCGCGCTGGCCGAAGTCATCCGCGCCGACCTCACCCGCACCGGACAATTCCGCCTGATCAACGCCGCGGGCTCCGGCCTGAACGTGGACTCCCCGATCGCCCACGACGACTGGCGCGGCAAGGGCGCGGACTTCATCGCCTACGGCAGCATCACCCGCGGCGCCGACGGCCGCTACGACGTGCGCTATCGCCTGGCCGACACGGTCAAGAAGTCGCAGCTGGATGGCGTGGCGTTTTCGGGCACCGAGCAGGAACTGCGCCGTGTTGCCCACCAGATCGCAGACCGCATCTACGAGAAGATCACCGGCGTTCGCGGCGTGTTCTCGACGCGTATCGCGTATGTGCTGAAGAAGGGCTCCACCTACGAACTGCAGGTGGCTGACGCCGACGGCCAGAATCCCCAGGTTGCCCTGCGCTCGCGCGAGCCGATCATCTCGCCGTCCTGGTCGCCCGATGGCTCCAAGTTGGCCTATGTGAGCTTCGAATCCGGCAAACCTGTCGTCTACGTGCACACGTTGGCCACCAGCGCCCGCGCGCCCGTCGCCAACTTCAAGGGCAACAACAGCGCCCCCGGCTGGTCGCCCGATGGCAGCAAGCTGGCCGTCGCCCTGACGCGTGATGGTTTGTCGCAAATTTACGTCGTTAATGCAGCGGACGGCTCGAATCCGACCCGAGTTACGCGTTCTCCCGGCATTGACACCGAACCGAGCTTTACGCCCGATGGGGCTTCCATTATCTTTACGAGTGACCGCAGCGGCGGGCCGCAAATCTACCAAACCGGCTCGACAGGCGGCGAGGCCCGCCGTCTCACGTTTAATGGTGGTTACAACATCTCACCCCGAATTTCCCCCGACGGATCGACGCTGCTGTACGTTGCAAGACGAGACGGCGCGTTTCGAATCGCATCCCTGAACTTGTCCACTGGCGCCGAGACTTTGCTGACTGATGGTCGTGACGATCAGTCGCCGAGCTTTGCGCCCAATGGCATGCAAGTCCTCTACGCCGCCATCCAAAATGGCCGTAGCGTGCTTGCAGGTGTTTCAAGCGATGGACGCGTACGACAGACGCTTTCGGTACTGAACGGGGAAATACGTGAACCGACTTGGGGCCCATTTACCCGATAA
- the tolA gene encoding cell envelope integrity protein TolA, which produces MTPPIIRHRSGPPATPPNNDNRNSLILAVAVHLLLLVALIFGVNWHTENPGPVQVELWADGNSPVSPPPTPQPEPPKPQPKPQPEPEPEKAPEPPPPPPPPPPPEPEPQVQAKTEEVDPEIAIQEAKKKREQEEKAREAAEAAKEKARLEEERKQAELKEKKRLEQERQAAEKAAAEKAAAEKAAAQKAAAEKAAAEKAAAEKAAAEKAAAEKKAKEEAAKKAAAEKAAAEKAAAEKAAAEKAAAEKAAAEKAAAEKAAAAKKAAADKALKDAFRNDALGAAGIPGGTADRNQAGGGRDSGYGAKVRACVQPGVAYPPPPRSGSGNPTAQYRVQLGSDGKVNGVTLTSSSGNPGFDRAVETGIRRCNPFPKPSTGRYEPIIDVVYRMYD; this is translated from the coding sequence ATGACGCCACCCATAATTCGACACCGCAGCGGCCCGCCGGCCACCCCGCCCAACAACGACAACCGGAATTCGCTCATTCTGGCCGTGGCGGTGCACCTGCTGCTGCTGGTCGCCCTGATCTTTGGCGTGAACTGGCACACCGAGAACCCTGGCCCCGTCCAGGTCGAACTCTGGGCGGACGGCAATTCGCCCGTCTCGCCGCCGCCCACGCCGCAGCCCGAACCGCCCAAACCCCAACCGAAGCCGCAGCCCGAGCCGGAGCCCGAAAAGGCGCCCGAACCGCCTCCGCCGCCGCCTCCCCCGCCCCCGCCCGAACCCGAGCCGCAAGTCCAGGCCAAGACCGAGGAGGTTGATCCCGAGATCGCCATCCAGGAGGCCAAGAAGAAGCGCGAGCAGGAAGAGAAGGCGCGCGAGGCCGCCGAGGCCGCCAAGGAAAAGGCGCGTCTCGAAGAAGAGCGCAAGCAGGCCGAACTGAAGGAAAAGAAGCGCCTGGAGCAGGAACGCCAGGCCGCCGAGAAGGCTGCCGCGGAAAAAGCCGCTGCCGAGAAGGCCGCTGCCCAGAAGGCGGCTGCCGAAAAGGCTGCCGCCGAGAAAGCCGCCGCTGAAAAGGCCGCCGCCGAGAAGGCGGCTGCCGAGAAAAAGGCCAAGGAAGAAGCTGCCAAGAAGGCGGCTGCCGAAAAGGCCGCTGCCGAGAAGGCCGCCGCCGAAAAGGCTGCTGCTGAAAAGGCTGCCGCCGAAAAAGCCGCCGCCGAAAAAGCCGCCGCCGAGAAGGCTGCCGCCGCGAAGAAGGCCGCCGCGGACAAGGCCCTGAAGGATGCATTCCGCAACGACGCCCTGGGCGCCGCGGGCATCCCCGGGGGCACTGCCGACCGCAACCAGGCGGGCGGCGGACGCGACAGCGGCTATGGCGCCAAGGTCCGCGCCTGCGTGCAACCCGGGGTGGCTTATCCGCCCCCGCCCCGCAGCGGCTCCGGAAATCCCACGGCGCAATACCGGGTACAGTTAGGCTCTGACGGGAAGGTGAATGGCGTCACGTTGACCAGTTCTTCTGGCAACCCCGGTTTCGACCGCGCGGTCGAGACGGGCATCCGCCGTTGCAACCCGTTCCCGAAGCCCTCGACGGGCCGCTACGAACCCATTATTGACGTTGTCTACAGAATGTATGACTGA
- the tolR gene encoding protein TolR, producing MPSVSSRGRSGRRMKADINVVPYIDVMLVLLVIFMVTAPLITPGLIQLPSVGAASDVPVKPLEVQISEDGKIALRMREAGATLQDIARTELVAQVRSRITAETPVVIAADGKVPYETVVKVMDELRTNGITRLGLLVDQSAAAAQQPAPAKKR from the coding sequence ATGCCCTCGGTAAGCTCGCGCGGCAGGTCCGGCCGCCGCATGAAGGCCGACATCAACGTGGTGCCGTACATCGACGTGATGCTGGTGCTGCTGGTCATCTTCATGGTGACGGCGCCCCTGATCACGCCCGGGCTGATCCAGCTTCCGTCGGTGGGTGCCGCCTCCGACGTGCCGGTCAAACCGCTGGAAGTCCAGATTTCCGAAGACGGCAAGATCGCGCTGCGCATGCGCGAAGCCGGCGCCACCCTGCAGGACATCGCGCGCACCGAACTGGTGGCGCAAGTGCGTTCGCGCATTACCGCGGAAACCCCGGTGGTCATCGCCGCCGACGGCAAGGTGCCCTACGAGACGGTCGTAAAGGTCATGGACGAGCTGCGCACCAACGGGATCACCCGCCTGGGCCTGCTGGTGGACCAGTCCGCCGCAGCCGCCCAACAGCCCGCTCCCGCCAAGAAACGCTAA
- the tolQ gene encoding protein TolQ, whose translation MQVTNDMSLLSLISHASVPVQLIMLMLLGISIMSWTYIFAKRMAIKRAHDQTRRFEDDFWSGGDLSMLQQAVASRRDEQGALARIFDAGMTEFLKARRGNASGDATAVLDGPRRAMRAAYQREMDALESHLNFLASAGSVSPYIGLLGTVWGIMHAFIGLSNMQQATLASVAPGIAEALIATAIGLFAAIPAVVAYNRFTNDIDRISIRFDSFVDEFLNILQRQVR comes from the coding sequence ATGCAAGTCACCAACGACATGTCGTTGCTTTCGCTGATTTCGCACGCCAGCGTGCCGGTCCAGCTCATCATGCTGATGCTGTTGGGCATTTCGATCATGTCCTGGACCTACATCTTCGCCAAGCGCATGGCCATCAAACGGGCCCATGACCAGACGCGCCGCTTCGAAGACGACTTCTGGTCGGGCGGCGACCTGTCCATGCTGCAGCAGGCCGTGGCGTCGCGCCGCGACGAACAAGGCGCCCTCGCCCGCATCTTCGATGCCGGCATGACCGAATTCCTGAAGGCCCGCCGCGGCAACGCCAGCGGCGACGCCACCGCGGTGCTGGACGGCCCGCGCCGCGCCATGCGCGCCGCTTACCAGCGCGAAATGGACGCGCTGGAATCCCACCTGAACTTCCTGGCGTCCGCCGGTTCGGTGTCCCCCTACATCGGCCTCCTGGGCACGGTCTGGGGCATCATGCACGCCTTCATCGGCCTGTCGAACATGCAGCAGGCCACGCTGGCCTCGGTAGCCCCCGGCATCGCCGAGGCGCTGATCGCCACGGCGATCGGCCTGTTCGCCGCCATCCCGGCCGTGGTTGCCTACAACCGCTTCACGAATGACATCGACCGCATTTCGATCCGCTTTGACAGCTTCGTCGATGAATTCCTGAACATTCTGCAACGGCAGGTGCGCTAA
- the ybgC gene encoding tol-pal system-associated acyl-CoA thioesterase produces the protein MTDPKSAESTLQVRVYYEDTDAGGVVFYANYLKFLERARTEWLRDLGVNQSGLAASEQRLFVVRALDMSYRKPARLDDLLTIRSRVTKLGRASIHFAQRAERDGELLAEGNIQVCCVDAIHMRPAELPADVRAKLEFIQE, from the coding sequence GTGACCGATCCGAAGTCTGCCGAATCCACCCTGCAAGTCCGCGTCTACTACGAGGACACGGATGCAGGCGGGGTGGTTTTCTATGCCAACTACTTGAAATTCCTGGAGCGCGCCCGCACAGAATGGCTGCGCGATCTGGGAGTGAACCAATCCGGACTGGCCGCCAGCGAGCAACGGCTCTTCGTCGTCCGCGCCCTGGACATGTCCTACCGCAAACCGGCCAGGCTGGACGATTTGCTTACCATACGCAGCCGAGTCACCAAACTGGGCCGCGCTTCGATACACTTCGCGCAGCGTGCGGAACGCGACGGGGAACTGCTTGCCGAAGGCAACATCCAAGTCTGTTGCGTCGATGCCATCCACATGCGGCCGGCGGAACTGCCGGCCGACGTTCGCGCAAAACTGGAATTCATTCAGGAATAA